A region of the Candidatus Palauibacter soopunensis genome:
GCGGCCTTCCGGAAGAAGAGGGCGTAGTCCCCCGGTCGCGCCTGCATCGGAAGATAGCGGGCTTCGGTGGCGCCGATCTTCCAGGGTTCGTCCCCGAGTTCGGCGGGCGGACCGACCGGCGTGCCGGGGCCGACGGCCACGACCGTCCCCGCCTGCACGGCCTGCTTGTCGATCGCCGTGGGAGGGACGTAGAGGCCGACGTTCGTGCGGTCCTCGCCCTCCAGCGGCTCGATGAGCACGCGGTCGCCGACGACGATGAGTTTCTTTTCGCTCATGCGGCAGGATAGGGAAGCGGGGTGGCCCCGGACAGGTTCATCGGCCGTCGATCCGGGAACGTTCGCTGGTGATGAAGCTGTCGACGCTCTCGGGGACGAGCAGGTTGTCGGCGATGCGGGCGATCTCCTCCGCCTCGCGCCACCGCGCCTCCAGTTCCTTCAGTTCCCCCTCCAGCGCCTCTCGCTCCGCCTGCTCGTGCGTCGCCATCTCGATCGCGAGCCGCATGTCCACCTTGAGACCCGCGAGCGTTCCGGGAAGCGGCTTCATGAGATTCTCGATCTTCTTCGGGGGAAGATCCGCCTTGCCCGAACCGGAGAAGTCGCTCGTGGCGTTGCGAGCCGCCGCGGGGAGAAACGCCTCCGGGTGTCCGGCCTCCTCGATCCTCCCGACCGCGTCACGAACCGCCTTTCGTGCGCCCCCACGCCGGTTGGCGTGGGCCATGAGCTGTCCGGCCAAGCCGATCGCCTCACTGCCATGCACGATCATCGTATGTCGGCGGTTCTTGCGCTTCGGCGTCCGGTCCCACTTGCCCCAACCCGGGATGTGGTCGACGCGGAGGTCCCATCCCGAGGCATCTGCGCTCGGCACAAGACGGGAGGTGTAGAGGTGTTTTCGCTGGACGCGAATACGGTCGCCGTGCTCATCGCGGAGACGGAGAAGGACGCGATCCCGGTACCAGGCCTGAGCCCCCTGGAAGAGTCCCGGGAAGGCGCCGCCCATCGCGAACCCGGCGAACGTGCCGCCGACGACCACCGCGCCCGCCGCCGCCCCGACGGCCCCGGTCACGAGCATGGCCCGCCTGCGGCGCCGGCCGAACTGGTCGCCGTAGCGCCAGGCGGCGAACTCCTGCCGGACGGGATCGCCGACGCGGACGAGTTCGAGGCCCTCCTTGAGCTTCGCGAGGCCGATGTTGTCGGACGCGACCCGCATGCGGGTGGTCTCGAAGGCGCGCTCGCAGGCTTCGATCGCCTCCCAGCGCGTCTCCAACGGAGAGAGGTTCCAGCGCTCGCAGCGCCGGCATACGACCCACAGCCGTCCCTTGGCGCCGTCGAAGGCGAGACGGCGGCCGACCGGGAACTCCTCGATGGCCTCGTTCCGGGCGAGGTCGCCGTGGCAGAAGATGCAGGTCGTGTACATTCAGGCGTTCTTCGTCGCGTTTGCGGGGTCGAAGCCGGGACGCGCGGGGTCGCCGTCGGGAGGCGCGCGCTCCTCCTCGATGAAGTCTTCGACGCTGTCCGGAACGAAGAGGTTGTCGGCGATGCGGGCGATCTCCTCCGCCTCCCGCCACCGCGCCTCGAGTTCCTTCAGCTCCCCCTCGAGCGCCTCGCGCTCGGTCTCCTCGTGCGTCGCCATCTCGATTGCCAGCCGCAGACCCGGGTTCAGGCCGGCGAGGGAGCCCGGCAGGGGCTTCCGGAGCTTTTCGAGCTCTCTGGCCGCCAAGTCCGCCCTGCGGCCGTCCCCCCAGGAGGGAGACTCGCGGGCAACGGAGCCGGAACGCCGGAGAGCGCGTTGGGCCAGTTCCGCGGCCTCGGGAAGAAACGCCTCCGGATGGCCGGCGCGCTCGATGCGGCGCACGGCCCCGCGGATCTCGTCCTTCTTGCCCCCGCGGCGGTTGGCCTGCGCCATCAGTTGTCCGGCGAGCCCGAGCGCCTCGCGTCCGTGGACGATCATCGTCTTCCGCCTGTCCCCTCCGGCATGGCCGGGAACGTAGTCGACGCGAAGCCCCCAGCCGCGTCCGTCGTCGGCCGGCACGAGATGGGATGTGTACAGGTGCTTCCGCTGGACCCGGACCGGAAGCCCACGCGGATCCCGGGTCCGCAGGATCACGCGATTGCGGTACCACCTCTGCGACATCCTGGTCCCGATCCAGAGTCCGCCCAACGAGACGAAGCCGCCCGCCCACAGGGCCCCGACGGCGGCTGCCCCGGCCCCGGTGACGAGCATGGCCCGCTTGCGGCGCCGTCCGAACTGGTCGCCGTAGCGCCACGCGGCGAACTCCTGGCGGACGGGGTCGCCGACGCGGACGAGTTCGAGCCCCTCCTTGAGCTTCGCGAGGCCGATGTTGTCCGAGGCGACCCGCATCCGGGTGCTCTCGAACGCGCGCTCGCAGGCTTCGATCGCCTCCCAGCGCGTTTCGAGCGGGGAGAGGTTCCAGCGCTCGCAGCGCCGGCATACGACCCAGAGCCGCCCCCGGGCGCCGTCGAAAGCCAGGCGGCGGCCGACCGGAAACTCCTCGATCGCCTCGTTCCGTTTGAGGTCCGAGTGGCAGAAGATGCACGTCGTATACATTCGCCTCCAATGTCGTGGACGAGTCTGCCTGGGGATACCCGCGACCGCCGCCGCTTCATCGCCCCCCGTGACACCCGCCGCCATACCCCGCCCGGAGTCTTCTTCGTATACAGATTTGCGATATAAAGATGATCTTTATATCATGTTCCGACGACACCCGGGCGAGCCGGGCGCCGAGATGAACGTCGAACGGCTGAAACGAGGTGCCGCTTGCAGGCCACTCTCTCGAAGCGAATCAACGAGTTGCTCGTGCTCGCGGTCCTGGAGCGAGGGCCCGCGCACGGCTACCAGATCGCGCTCTCCGTGGAGGAACGGACGGGGGGCGCCTTTTCGTTTCAGCACGGGACGCTCTACCCGATCTTGCACCGGCTGGAGACGGACGGGCACGTGCGCGGCGAATGGGGCGGTGAGGGCCGGCGGCGGAAGACGTACGAACTCACCGACGCCGGCCGGGCCGAACTGACGGCGGGGGCGGCGCAACTGGAGCGGCAGTTTCGGGTGCTGCTGGAACTCTTCGGAGGAACCCATGCGGCCTGAACATCCGCTGGCCGGTGTCGAACGGAATCTGGCGGTGCCGCCGCGCCGCCGCCTCGACCTGCTGGAGGAAGTTGACGCCGACACCGAGGCCCTGCAGGCGGAACTGGAACGCCGCGGCTACGGACCGGCGCAGGCACGCCGCGCCGCCCTCCGCCAGACCGTGCCGGGCACGGAAACGCTCGCGCAACTCGAAGCGCAGCACGCGCCGCCCCTGGGCCGCTGGGCCCGGGCCGCAGGGTGGCTCGACCGCGTGGAACGTCTGGGTGTTGCCGTGGCCGCGATCCTGGCGGGCGGCATCGCGCTCCTCGCCATCCGTTGGCCCGGCACACCGGCGGTGACGGCCGAATTGGCCTGGCCCCAGATCATCGTCATCGCGCTCCTCGCCGCCAACGGGGCGCTGGCAGCCAAGCACCTCTGGATCGATGGCGACCTGCGACCGGAACTGCGGCGACAACTCTGGGAGCGCCAGATCGGCCTCATTGTCGCTGCGGTCGCCCTCGGGGCGCTGGGCGCCGCCTGGGAGAGCTACGGCGCGTATGAAGCCATTGAGGCCGAAGGCTTTGCCATGCCCGCCATCTGGGACGCGGTCCGCCGCATCGTCTCCTGCGCCGCCCTCGGGTTCGGAGCCGCCATCTTCGGGCTCTTCGGCTGGCTCGCGATCACCCCGCGCCTGATCAGCGATGAGACGATCGAGCGCCGCATTTCAGCGTTCTTCACCGGTTCACGGCTCACACCAACCTCATCGACCCGGAGGTAAGGATGTCCTTCTTCGACTCACTCGGACTCATCCAGTATCCGATCTGGCTCGTCCTCGTCCTCATGCTCGTGCAGATCGTGCGGGCGATCATCGACCTGGTTCGCCCCGGAGCCTCGGTGCCGAGCCTGCGCATCCATTCCGTCCTCGTCCTCGGCGCCCTCGCCGCCTGCCTCGGCGTCCTCGGGTCGCTGATCGGCGTGTGGATGGCGGCCGGTCTTATCTCGCAGGTCAGCGAGGTGAGCCCGAGCCTCGTATGGAGCGGGATCCAGGTGACAATGGGCTCGTCCGTCGTCGGCTTCGTGATCCTCGGCCTGGCGTCCGTCGCTTGGCTCGCCCTGCAATACGCGAGCGTACGCCGCGATCCGGCCTGAACGCTGATGCGGCTCTCGACGCTCGTCGCTGCCGGTTTCGTCCTCGCGATCGACGCCTGCGCCCCGGGGCTGGAGGAAGGCTTCGGAGGCCTGTCGCGGCGCGACTCGGCGGGGGTGGCGATTTCCGACAACGAGTCCGACGACGCTCCGTTCGCGGGCGGGGCGGTGCACCTCGCGGACCTCATGACGCCGGACAGCGCGCTCACGGCGCTCCCCTGGGGGGTGGTCGCGGATCCGGGGGCCCAGCGGGTCTACGTGGCGGACGCGACGGGTGCCCGCGTCGCCGTGTTCGACGGCGCGGGGGCCTTCGTGGAGGAGTTGGGACGGGCGGGAGAGGGTCCGGGCGAGTTTCGGGGCGTGTCGGCGCTGGCGCTCGCGCCGGAGGGGACGCTCGTCGCGCTGGATGCGAGGCGAGGCGTGCTGAGCCGCTGGTCTCGGGACGGAGAGTTCGAGGGGGAGGAACGGCTCCCCGCGAGCTACTGGGGCCCCGGGTTCGCGGTCGGCGGGGGCGCGGCGGCGGACTGGTTCGCGACCGTGGGGTCGGCCACGGCGGACATGTCGATGGACCAGACGCTGGCGGTTCACACGCCGCGCGGAGCCGAACCGGTCCACGTCGTGAGGCGGGAGCTGTCGCTCATGGAACTGCCGTGCGTGTCCATGCCCGCCCCGAAGGTGTTCGCGCCGGACGCGGTGTGGGCGAGCCGCGGCGACACGCTCTGGTTCGTGAACGGGGACGGGTTCCGGATCGACGGCTACGCGCGGGGAGCGGTCTTCGCCAGCGTGCGGCGTGCGGCGGCCCCGGCGATCCGGGTCACTCGGGCGATGGCGATGGCGTCGCTCTCGTTCGGCCCGGGCCCGTACGGGAGCCTCATGCGGCAGTGCGGGGTGACGGCCGGGGAAGTGGTCGACGCCACCGGGTACGAGGAGGTGCTGTCTCCCATCGTCGGGTTCACGCACGATCCG
Encoded here:
- a CDS encoding helix-turn-helix transcriptional regulator, which codes for MQATLSKRINELLVLAVLERGPAHGYQIALSVEERTGGAFSFQHGTLYPILHRLETDGHVRGEWGGEGRRRKTYELTDAGRAELTAGAAQLERQFRVLLELFGGTHAA
- a CDS encoding co-chaperone GroES family protein, coding for MSEKKLIVVGDRVLIEPLEGEDRTNVGLYVPPTAIDKQAVQAGTVVAVGPGTPVGPPAELGDEPWKIGATEARYLPMQARPGDYALFFRKAAVEITFEGTQYLVAPQGAILTLVREEDEDASDGFDPSFL